The following are encoded in a window of Pieris napi chromosome 23, ilPieNapi1.2, whole genome shotgun sequence genomic DNA:
- the LOC125061189 gene encoding teneurin-a isoform X4, whose translation MSSGMGGTLGGHCQLANQPLVMPVFPPRTSQPSPVPVYSPSRFHIDKRCQHRCTWKCLAIAMICLCVILAAMLAYFIALSSIKSNIDNSNCILVQDVKAVTHSHGIRDALSTSSPSDESISTSSLGWSTTAEAAIESAVIPQQAQQAAPPPWSPALEVREFDQLHSATIPAYQFWSSEFRNKQPAFVSLNFTVPWGANFAVYGRRNVAPSVTQYDFVEFIRGGRVDHRLRRKRSTLSRDITDHNFNDFESLFISPKSHQRWNHTISRRSTDMRVNVSILQYLDTGRWFISIYNDELQPHTVEMIVTEAEGVTNSCPDDCSGHGSCYLGKCDCSDGFEGHDCSKSVCPVLCSGHGAYAGGICHCSEGWKGAECDVPAHDCEPADCSGRGRCIAGQCHCKPGWKGVKCDEEDCLDPTCGGHGSCVRGRCVCRAGWRGAACTDRDARVQRCLPACSQRGIYDLDAGRCVCDPLYTGDDCSQVVCSLDCGPHGVCAEGVCRCDDGWTGSMCDQRPCDTRCHEHGQCKNGTCVCTQGWNGRHCTIPGCPNGCSRHGQCLLEDGVYRCSCADGWAGTDCSIALELSCSDNEDNDEDGMTDCSDSECCSRPECTEHIMCLASNDPVEVLLRKQPPSVTASFYQRVKFLIEENSVQSYAHMDEYSESEFWNSFTPCRVSVMRGQVVSPQGLGIIGIRVSVDREARFGFTLTRQGGWFDVLVNGGGAVTLQFQRSPFKPLRKTVFVPWNQIVVLPPVQMELSDESVKVPTPRAPPLLGWSPMPQWWESNTPPCGVHDHERLRPEVVAMPALAAPAAPSPTTTTVIYPEAQIVSESIAIPGSSVKLTYRSSQAAGYLSCVHIQLTRKIIPAALTRVHVRVEIEGSLHTHTYEADPDLTHVFAWNKRNVYKQKVYGEAQAKISIGYEYTSCSSIVWETQTATLAGFDVDISDIGGWGLDIHHHYNFHEGILQKGDGALLHLKNYPRTVQVVMGTGLQRSLDCPDHCNGKAADSRLLTPTALTSGPDGSLYVGDFNLVRRITPEGVVTTVLQLQTTQMAYQYYICISPADGYLYISDSERHQVRRVIVLDKVRDPTTNSEPVVGSGDRCVPGDDSNCGDEGPAIKAKLAHPKGLAIAADRTMYIADGTNIRAVDPSGIIHTLVGHHGHHNHWSPVPCHGAIAPYEAQLQWPTGVSLSPLDGSLYFIDDRVILKLTVDMKIKVVAGQPSHCRLGSDGKPIAKSNKTTDFREDSNLGTILAIAFAPSGILYVAESDSKKTNTIKTIDPSGKILHFAGKLQENLKELSCECNSSTVIPVNPRDEAGCPCRLSVVVGDEPPTNTETLLSSNAKFQTISALAVTPDGVLNVVDQGSLHILALKHYLPSHDENGEFRIPYPPTSEVYVFNRYGQHITTKDLTSGKTRYSFLYSKNTSFGKLSTVTDASGNKIQLLRDYSNIVSSIENTQDHKLELKISGIGYLTRITEKGSSELEFDYDANCGLLNSRSGASDTVIYVYDELGRVTKIIMPSGEQVHIASGLAKNYGLAVTVSNPASTIPVGVAKKCEYVLHGQSFKQITINNGKQITEGKIYTNNTLVLDTPWSGKFESIAAAKHPLLEAALPIEAEMLRMWSHQTTTFGDALINNMYSLYTLVGDVRNPQQTLNREIWVNDSRVLIIEFDQFKSRETFFNADRNPLFTISYDVAGLPLSFTPHGAGVPLNISYDRFYRINGWKWGVTEESYSYDPHGMLSEITSPQDGTKFIYYNEGNLVSKISLASQRKFTYKYDKDGGLTHVILPSGTNHSFSVQPSIGFIRVTYTPPGSSKKYLQHYSHSGELLQTVFPGDGARIIYRYFTTNKISEVVHGDGQTQIHYAENNGLPSEILHVDREVDYRWESTYVGGLLVEERLDYGAKTGLSNAKIIYEYDSNYRTVAVQGRIGGQTLIPYHIVYNTKTGAPELLGQFTVSKQKWNETSVYDGIAMFSRTLTDQFLEREITVNIHRMEVFRMEFFYDKHGRISQTRTHTRNVGVNTYTNVKNYTWDCDGQLTGVEAQEPWGFRYDDNGNMLSMTYRENTIPMGYNDMDRIIKFGEGQYRYDSRGLVWQNAREEKFQYNAKGLLIRATKRGRFDVRYYYDHLDRLSTRKDNFGNVTQFFYTNKAKPHEVSHIYSPRENRFITLVYDDRGHIIYMQVARHKYYIATDQCGTPVMVFNQYGEGIREMMRSPYGHIVYDSNPYLYLPVDYCGGLLDQVTSLVHMSNGKVYDPLIGQWMSPLWESLMERIHDPTHLHLYRFNGNDPINVRPQNKKPTDHLSWLELLGYDTKSLAPQLYPDELPGGSVLPRIPRGRPLWGMAPDSSGPSLPYATSLLPSVIIESGFLSHMSNKRIADFRSLSIPAMSALKADALDLTPKRIGSDSEPPFGRGILVSRNSRGRAVVTTVPSANAIYRDVYTSVFNRSHLLPFSFVVHGDQQDVFYFVKEETWRAADDKQQLKRMQGKLNVTFHEVTEGGRSYADVKIHGQTSIVNLRYGTSTEREKQRLLHHAKASAIRKAWHREREILRAGMGGSLDWSAAELEEIQKAGSAGGYEGEYVHDVARYPELAEDPYNVRFVKRRSDRSERRRRKRSECPSPWWLAWEELC comes from the exons CATTATCgtcaattaaaagtaatatagaCAATTCTAATTGCATACTGGTTCAAGATGTAAAGGCTGTAACACATTCTCATGGGATAAGAGATGCATTATCAACATCTTCACCTTCAGATG aatCGATATCAACGTCATCTTTAGGATGGTCAACAACAGCTGAAGCAGCTATAGAATCAGCAGTGATACCACAGCAAGCCCAACAAGCAGCACCGCCACCTTGGTCACCCGCCTTAGAAGTTAGAGAATTTGACCAACTACATAGTGCAACCATACCGGCTTATCAATTCTGGAGCTCGGAGTTTAGAAATAAACAGCCAGCGTTTGTCAGTCTAAACTTCACAGTGCCATGGGGAGCAAACTTCGCAGTTTACGGCAGAAGAAACGTCGCACCAAGTGTCACCCAATACGACTTTGTGGAGTTTATTCGTGGTGGTAGAGTTGATCACAGACTTAGACGGAAAAGAAGCACCCTCTCGCGAGACATTACTGACCATAATTTTAACGACTTCGAATCTTTATTCATCTCGCCTAAATCTCACCAAAGATGGAACCATACAATCTCAAGGCGGTCTACTGACATGAGAGTGAACGTCAGCATTCTACAGTATCTGGACACAGGGAGATGGTTCATATCTATTTACAATGATGAACTTCAACCGCACACAGTTGAAATGATAGTGACTGAAGCAGAAGGTGTAACTAACTCCTGTCCAGACGACTGTTCAGGTCATGGCTCCTGTTATCTGGGAAAATGCGATTGTTCGGACGGTTTTGAGGGCCACGATTGTTCGAAAA gcGTGTGCCCCGTACTTTGTTCCGGTCATGGTGCTTACGCCGGTGGAATTTGTCATTGCTCAGAAGGTTGGAAAGGAGCTGAATGCGACGTGCCGGCCCACGATTGTGAGCCCGCTGATTGTTCGGGAAGGGGACGGTGTATTGCGGGACAATGTCATTGTAAGCCTGGATGGAAAGGAGTTAAATGTGATGAAG AGGATTGTCTGGACCCTACGTGCGGCGGTCACGGTTCTTGCGTCCGAGGAAGGTGTGTTTGTCGCGCGGGATGGAGAGGCGCAGCCTGCACAGATCGTGACGCCAGGGTCCAAAGATGCCTTCCAGCTTGCTCTCAAAGAGGCATCTATGATCTTGATGCTGGGAGATGCGTTTGTGATCCACTGTATACCGGCGATGACTGCTCTCAAG TGGTGTGTTCACTGGATTGTGGGCCGCACGGAGTTTGCGCGGAAGGTGTATGTCGCTGTGACGATGGTTGGACAGGATCGATGTGTGACCAGAGACCTTGCGATACACGGTGTCATGAACATGGGCAATGTAAGAATGGCACCTGTGTTTGTACACAGGGATGGAATGGACGACATTGTACCATAC CTGGTTGTCCCAATGGCTGCTCGCGTCACGGGCAGTGCCTCCTCGAAGACGGTGTCTATCGGTGTTCCTGCGCTGATGGCTGGGCTGGAACTGATTGCTCCATTGCTCTTGAACTTTCTTGCAGTGATAACGAGGACAATGACGAAG ATGGCATGACGGACTGCTCGGATTCCGAATGCTGCAGTCGCCCAGAATGCACAGAACACATCATGTGTTTGGCCTCCAATGACCCCGTCGAGGTTctgcttcgtaaacaaccacCATCAGTTACCGCTTCCTTCTACCAACGGGTCAAGTTCCTCATAGAAGAGAACTCTGTCCAGAGCTACGCGCATATGGACGAATACTCTGAAAG CGAGTTCTGGAATTCCTTTACACCATG CCGTGTGTCGGTGATGCGGGGCCAAGTTGTGTCTCCCCAGGGGCTGGGGATAATCGGCATCAGAGTCTCCGTGGATAGAGAGGCTCGCTTCGGGTTCACGCTTACAAGACAAGGAGGATG GTTCGACGTACTGGTGAACGGAGGTGGAGCCGTGACGCTGCAGTTCCAGAGGTCTCCATTCAAACCATTACGGAAGACAGTCTTCGTGCCATGGAATCAGATCGTCGTACTTCCACCGGTTCAAATGGAGTTGAGCGATGAGAGCGTTAAAGTACCAACACCAAG agCCCCCCCACTTTTGGGCTGGTCCCCAATGCCACAATGGTGGGAATCCAACACGCCTCCGTGTGGAGTCCATGACCACGAGCGCCTAAGACCAGAGGTGGTGGCCATGCCGGCGTTGGCTGCACCAGCTGCTCCATCGCCTACTACTACCACTGTTATATATCCCGAAGCTCAG ATTGTCAGTGAATCCATAGCCATACCCGGTTCCTCAGTTAAATTAACGTATCGTTCGTCGCAAGCTGCCGGTTACCTTTCCTGCGTGCATATACAACTCACCAGGAAAATAATACCCGCCGCCCTGACCAGGGTTCATGTGAGGGTGGAAATAGAGGGATCacttcacacacacacatacgaGGCGGACCCAGATCTGACACATGTGTTTGCGTGGAACAAGAGGAATGTGTATAAGCAGAAG GTCTACGGTGAGGCCCAAGCGAAGATATCAATAGGATACGAATACACATCATGTTCGTCAATCGTCTGGGAGACGCAGACGGCGACGTTGGCTGGCTTCGACGTCGACATATCCGACATCGGGGGATGGGGTCTGGACATCCACCACCATTACAACTTCCACGAGGGCATCTTGCAGAAGGGAGACGGCGCTTTATTGCATTTGAAGAATTATCCTAGGACTGTTCAG GTGGTTATGGGAACCGGTCTCCAAAGAAGCTTGGACTGTCCCGATCATTGCAACGGAAAGGCCGCTGACTCCAGACTTCTCACTCCGACAGCTTTGACATCTGGTCCTGATGGTTCTCTTTACGTCGGAGACTTTAACTTGGTTCGACGTATTACACCCGAAGGCGTCGTCACAACTGTTCTTCAACTACA gacTACTCAAATGGCATACCAATACTACATCTGCATATCACCAGCCGACGGCTACTTGTACATATCAGACTCCGAGAGGCACCAGGTCAGACGAGTGATAGTGCTGGACAAAGTGAGAGACCCCACCACCAATTCTGAACCAGTGGTTGGGAGTGGTGATCGGTGCGTTCCAGGTGATGACTCTAACTGCGGTGATGAAGGACCTGCTATTAAAGCCAAGTTGGCCCACCCTAAAG GTCTGGCTATAGCAGCAGATAGGACCATGTACATCGCAGATGGAACAAACATCCGAGCAGTTGACCCAAGCGGAATCATCCATACCCTCGTAGGTCACCATGGACATCACAACCATTGGTCACCCGTGCCCTGTCACGGCGCCATTGCTCCCTACGAAGCCCAACTTCAATGGCCCACCGGCGTGTCTCTATCCCCACTAGACGGCTCCCTATACTTCATAGACGATAGAGTCATCCTCAAACTCACAGTCGACATGAAGATAAAGGTGGTCGCAGGACAGCCCTCGCACTGTCGACTCGGAAGTGACGGGAAACCCATAGCGAAGTCGAACAAAACCACCGATTTCCGCGAAGACTCCAATCTGGGGACTATTCTGGCGATCGCGTTCGCCCCGAGCGGTATTTTGTACGTCGCAGAATCGGACTCCAAGAAGACGAACACGATTAAAACAATAGACCCGTCGGGGAAAATACTGCATTTTGCTGGGAAATTGCAGGAGAATTTGAAGGAATTAAGCTGTGAATGCAACTCGTCTACCGTTATTCCGGTGAATCCCAGGGATGAGGCGGGATGCCCTTGCAGGCTGAGTGTGGTGGTTGGAGATGAACCGCCCACGAATACGGAGACGCTGTTATCGTCTAATGCCAAGTTCCAGACGATCTCAGCTCTTGCTGTCACACCGGATGGTGTACTCAATGTAGTTGACCAAG GCTCCCTTCACATACTGGCTCTGAAGCATTACCTACCCTCACACGACGAAAACGGCGAATTCAGAATCCCCTACCCACCAACATCGGAAGTTTACGTCTTCAACAGATACGGCCAACATATTACAACCAAAGACCTAACATCAGGAAAAACAAGATACTCGTTCCTGTATTCCAAAAACACCAGTTTTGGAAAATTATCAACGGTCACAGATGCGTCTGGAAACAAAATACAGCTTTTGAGAGATTACAGTAACATTGTCAGTTCTATAGAAAATACTCAAGATCATAAATTGGAACTGAAAATCTCTGGAATCGGATATTTGACAAGAATCACGGAGAAGGGGTCTTCGGAATTGGAGTTTGATTATGACGCTAATTGTGGATTGCTTAATAGTCGATCGGGG GCAAGTGACACCGTGATTTACGTCTACGACGAGCTGGGTCGagtgacaaaaataataatgccaTCAGGCGAACAAGTCCACATTGCGTCTGGATTGGCTAAAAACTATGGCCTCGCCGTGACTGTGTCCAATCCCGCCAGCACAATACCAGTTGGAGTAGCCAAGAAGTGCGAATATGTCTTACACGGGCAATCGTTCAAGCAAATCACAATCAATAACGGAAAACAAATAACCGAAGGCAAAATATACACGAACAACACTTTGGTACTTGACACACCCTGGTCCGGGAAATTTGAGAGTATTGCCGCTGCTAAGCATCCCCTGCTGGAAGCAGCTTTGCCTATCGAGGCGGAAATGCTGCGAATGTGGTCACACCAAACGACAACATTCGGGGATGCCCTCATAAACAATATGTACTCCTTGTACACGTTGGTTGGTGATGTCAGGAATCCACAGCAGACACTCAACCGTGAGATATGGGTGAACGACTCGCGAGTTCTAATCATAGAATTCGACCAATTCAAGAGCAGAGAAACATTCTTCAACGCTGATAGAAATCCACTTTTCACAATCTCCTATGACGTCGCCGGATTACCTCTATCGTTCACACCGCACGGCGCTGGAGTTCCTTTGAACATCTCCTACGATCGTTTCTATAGGATAAACGGTTGGAAGTGGGGTGTGACCGAGGAATCGTACAGCTACGACCCACACGGCATGCTCTCCGAAATAACGAGTCCCCAGGACGGAACAAAGTTCATTTATTACAACGAGGGGAACCTCGTCTCCAAAATATCGTTAGCGAGTCAACGGAAGTTCACGTACAAATACGACAAAGATGGCGGTCTGACGCACGTCATTTTGCCGTCGGGTACGAACCACTCGTTCAGCGTGCAACCGTCGATCGGGTTCATACGCGTTACCTACACACCACCCGGCTCTTCCAAGAAGTATCTCCAACATTACTCGCATTCCGGTGAACTGCTCCAAACCGTTTTCCCCGGGGATGGCGCGAGGATCATCTACCGATACTTCACCACAAATAAGATATCCGAAGTGGTTCACGGGGACGGTCAGACGCAAATACATTACGCAGAAAACAATGGGTTGCCGTCTGAAATACTCCACGTGGACCGCGAAGTTGACTACCGCTGGGAGTCGACGTACGTCGGGGGATTGCTCGTAGAAGAGAGACTGGATTACGGCGCCAAAACCGGCCTCAGTAACGCCAAGATCATCTATGAATACGACAGCAATTACCGAACAGTAGCGGTTCAGGGACGGATCGGCGGGCAAACTCTAATCCCCTACCACATCGTCTACAACACCAAGACGGGAGCGCCAGAACTGCTGGGTCAGTTCACGGTGTCCAAGCAAAAGTGGAACGAGACGTCCGTGTACGACGGTATCGCGATGTTTTCCCGAACTCTTACTGATCAATTCTTAGAGCGGGAGATAACAGTGAATATCCATAGGATGGAAGTGTTCAGGATGGAGTTCTTCTACGATAAACATGGAAGGATCTCCCAGACGAGAACGCATACGCGGAACGTGGGCGTGAATACGTACACAAATGTTAAGAACTACACATGGGACTGTGACGGACAGTTGACTGGCGTAGAGGCACAAGAGCCCTGGGGCTTCAGATACGATGATAACGGAAATATGCTGTCAATGACGTATAGGGAAAACACCATTCCCATGGGATACAATGATATGGATAGGATTATTAAATTTGGGGAGGGGCAGTATAGATACGACAGTCGGGGGCTGGTTTGGCAGAATGCAAGAGAAGAGAAATTCCAGTATAATGCCAAAGGTCTACTAATAAGAGCGACGAAACGTGGAAGATTTGATGTTAGATATTACTACGATCATCTAGATCG TTTGTCAACAAGAAAGGATAACTTTGGAAACGTAACACAATTCTTTTACACGAACAAAGCTAAACCTCACGAAGTTAGTCACATTTACTCGCCCAGAGAGAATAGATTCATAACATTGGTGTATGATGACCGCggacatattatttatatgcag gtgGCTCGTCACAAATATTACATCGCCACCGACCAATGCGGAACTCCCGTGATGGTCTTCAATCAATATGGCGAAGGCATCAGGGAGATGATGAGGTCCCCATACGGTCACATAGTCTACGACTCCAACCCCTACCTCTATCTACCAGTGGACTATTGCGGTGGTCTATTAGACCAGGTGACGTCATTGGTCCACATGTCGAACGGCAAAGTGTACGACCCTCTCATTGGTCAATGGATGTCGCCATTGTGGGAGAGTCTGATGGAGAGAATCCATGACCCGACGCATTTgcatttatatagatttaacgGGAACGACCCTATTAATGTCAGGCCGCAGAACAAGAAGCCAACTG ACCACTTATCATGGCTTGAACTGCTGGGTTACGACACCAAAAGCCTCGCCCCACAGCTGTACCCAGACGAGCTGCCCGGAGGCTCAGTCTTGCCAAGGATCCCTCGCGGCCGACCTTTATGGGGAATGGCACCCGACTCCAGCGGCCCCAGTCTCCCATACGCGACATCCCTACTTCCGAGCGTCATCATAGAATCAGGCTTCCTGTCACACATGTCCAACAAGAGAATAGCCGACTTCAGAAGCCTCTCCATCCCGGCGATGTCCGCTCTCAAGGCGGACGCTCTCGACCTCACTCCGAAAAGAATCGGCTCGGACTCCGAACCACCCTTCGGACGTGGAATACTCGTCTCCAGAAACTCCCGGGGAAGGGCCGTCGTCACCACCGTGCCTTCCGCCAACGCCATCTACCGTGACGTCTACACATCAGTATTCAATCGATCCCATTTACTGCCATTCTCCTTCGTCGTCCACGGAGACCAGCAGGACGTCTTCTACTTCGTGAAAGAGGAGACCTGGCGCGCCGCGGACGACAAACAGCAGCTGAAGAGGATGCAGGGCAAACTGAACGTGACGTTCCACGAGGTGACCGAAGGCGGCCGGTCCTACGCCGACGTGAAGATACACGGCCAGACGAGTATCGTGAACCTTCGATACGGAACCAGCACGGAGAGAGAGAAGCAGAGACTCCTCCACCACGCCAAAGCGTCCGCTATCAGAAAAGCGTGGCACCGAGAGCGCGAGATCCTTCGGGCCGGAATGGGCGGCTCGTTGGACTGGTCGGCTGCCGAGTTGGAAGAGATTCAGAAGGCGGGTTCCGCGGGTGGCTACGAAGGGGAGTACGTTCACGACGTGGCGCGGTACCCGGAGCTGGCCGAAGACCCGTACAACGTTCGCTTTGTCAAACGACGCTCGGACCGCAGCGAGCGTCGTCGCCGAAAGCGCTCGGAGTGCCCCTCCCCTTGGTGGCTCGCCTGGGAAGAACTCTGCTAG